In Dysgonomonadaceae bacterium zrk40, one genomic interval encodes:
- a CDS encoding bifunctional riboflavin kinase/FAD synthetase yields MIIQREKGKRTENNRVILEHIDLTNNQETTEKRFVATVGFFDGVHAGHRYLIKQVREEAARKQLPSAVVTFPVHPRKVLQTDYQPALLCGYEEKLALLASTGVDYCITLPFTKSLSQLSASAFMQQVLQEQLHVSTLLVGYDHRFGHDRKEGYADYERYGEAIGMDVIRAEEWQSDGENVSSTRIRKLLKEGDVMRANSLLSYRYTLSGKIVEGYRVGRTIGFPTANIRSWERYKVVPALGVYAVRVHLLGETYEGMLYIGTRPTLHADPEVSVEVNIFNFSGNLYNQSLTVEFIDFIRSDQKFETMEQLVEQIHMDKKNVQQRLRKERL; encoded by the coding sequence ATGATCATTCAAAGAGAGAAAGGGAAGAGGACTGAAAACAATCGGGTTATTTTGGAACACATTGATCTAACAAACAATCAAGAAACGACGGAAAAACGATTTGTAGCCACGGTCGGTTTTTTTGACGGCGTGCATGCCGGGCACCGTTATCTGATAAAGCAGGTAAGAGAAGAGGCCGCACGAAAACAACTACCCTCGGCAGTGGTTACCTTTCCGGTACATCCCCGCAAGGTGCTACAAACAGATTATCAACCGGCATTGCTCTGCGGATACGAGGAGAAACTGGCCTTGCTGGCATCCACGGGAGTGGATTATTGCATCACACTGCCCTTCACCAAGTCGCTTTCACAACTTTCTGCAAGTGCCTTTATGCAACAGGTGCTGCAGGAGCAATTGCACGTTTCCACCCTTTTGGTGGGATATGACCATCGCTTCGGCCATGATCGGAAGGAGGGTTACGCAGACTACGAGCGATATGGTGAGGCGATTGGCATGGATGTGATCCGTGCTGAGGAGTGGCAGTCCGATGGTGAGAATGTCAGTTCCACCCGTATCCGCAAACTCTTGAAAGAGGGTGACGTGATGCGTGCAAACAGTCTCCTCTCCTACAGATATACCTTGTCGGGTAAGATTGTGGAGGGGTATCGCGTGGGGCGCACCATCGGTTTCCCGACAGCCAACATCCGTTCATGGGAGCGATACAAGGTAGTGCCTGCACTGGGTGTCTATGCCGTGCGGGTTCACTTGCTGGGAGAAACCTATGAGGGGATGTTGTACATTGGCACACGCCCTACACTACATGCTGATCCGGAGGTGAGCGTAGAGGTGAACATCTTCAATTTCAGCGGTAACCTCTACAACCAATCCCTAACGGTTGAATTCATCGATTTCATCCGGTCAGATCAGAAGTTTGAAACGATGGAACAGTTGGTGGAACAGATACATATGGACAAAAAGAACGTACAGCAACGTTTGCGAAAAGAACGATTATGA
- a CDS encoding aldo/keto reductase, whose amino-acid sequence MKTIELNNGIAIPSPGLGTYRLGRNDAEVEHAVRTALDAGYRHIDTATLYGNEKPIGKALRESGIPRDELFVTTKLWGSDILQGRITEAFEESMQKLDVGFVDLYLVHWPVKGKVVEAWHEMEKIYASGAVRAIGVSNHLMHHLKELLDGVDVVPAVNQVELHPYLVMQELQDFCREKSIVVESWSPLGSSKIPLLTDPVLLEIASKKGKSTAQVILRWNFQKGLLPLPKSSNKDRQRENIELFDFSLTADEMSMIDMLDRNERTGVHPDEIEF is encoded by the coding sequence ATGAAAACCATTGAATTGAATAACGGAATCGCAATTCCTTCACCGGGCCTTGGTACCTATCGCCTGGGCAGAAATGATGCCGAGGTGGAGCATGCGGTTCGCACTGCCCTTGATGCCGGCTACCGTCACATCGATACCGCCACCCTTTACGGGAATGAAAAGCCTATCGGCAAGGCACTGCGCGAAAGCGGTATTCCCCGGGATGAGTTGTTTGTGACCACCAAGTTGTGGGGCAGTGACATCCTGCAAGGAAGGATCACGGAGGCATTTGAAGAGAGTATGCAGAAGCTCGATGTTGGCTTTGTTGATCTTTACCTTGTTCATTGGCCCGTGAAGGGTAAGGTTGTTGAGGCCTGGCATGAAATGGAAAAGATTTACGCTTCTGGCGCCGTTCGTGCCATCGGGGTGAGCAACCACCTGATGCACCATCTGAAAGAGCTGCTTGATGGGGTAGATGTTGTTCCTGCTGTGAACCAGGTGGAGTTGCATCCTTATCTGGTGATGCAGGAGCTGCAGGATTTCTGCCGCGAGAAGAGCATTGTGGTGGAGTCCTGGAGCCCACTGGGGAGCAGCAAGATACCCCTGTTGACAGATCCCGTTTTGCTGGAGATTGCATCCAAAAAAGGAAAGAGCACCGCACAGGTGATCCTCCGTTGGAATTTTCAGAAAGGGTTGTTGCCCCTCCCCAAGTCATCCAACAAAGATCGACAGCGGGAAAACATAGAGCTGTTTGATTTCTCCTTGACAGCCGATGAGATGTCGATGATCGACATGCTTGACCGGAATGAACGTACAGGTGTTCATCCCGATGAGATCGAATTTTAG
- the mltG gene encoding endolytic transglycosylase MltG, with the protein MEQTHKRKSHKIILWTAGLLLLLLLAAAIYAYRQVFAPLNPAETAYVYIEEKHDYEEVIRQLKEKASLPSEKIFRLLAEKMNYPSQVKSGRYGISAGMSMPDVIRLLRSGNQTPVNITFNNIRTREDLAGRLAGQLMVDSLSLLKLLHDPAVAEELGFNVENFPAMFIPNTYEVYWNTDAESLLQRMKSEYDHFWNEARRKKAEALGLTPMEVSTLASIVEEEATYADEYPVVAGLYLNRLNRGMRLEADPTVKFAVGDFTLRRILYKHLEVESPYNTYRREGLPPGPIRIPSIAAINATLSPGQHNYLFMCAKDDLSGRHNFAVTHAEHARNAARYQRALNERGIY; encoded by the coding sequence ATGGAACAAACCCACAAACGAAAATCGCATAAAATAATCCTCTGGACAGCGGGACTGCTTTTGCTGTTGCTGCTTGCGGCAGCAATCTATGCATACCGGCAGGTTTTCGCCCCCCTGAATCCGGCCGAGACAGCCTATGTTTACATTGAGGAGAAGCACGACTATGAAGAGGTGATCCGTCAGCTCAAGGAAAAAGCGTCTCTTCCCTCCGAAAAAATCTTTCGCCTGCTGGCCGAAAAGATGAATTATCCGTCACAGGTGAAAAGCGGGCGATATGGGATCAGCGCGGGAATGAGCATGCCCGATGTGATACGCCTGCTGCGCTCGGGGAATCAGACCCCAGTCAACATCACCTTCAACAATATCCGCACAAGGGAGGATCTTGCCGGACGACTCGCCGGACAGCTCATGGTCGACAGCCTGTCGCTCCTGAAGTTACTCCATGATCCGGCAGTGGCTGAGGAGTTGGGGTTCAACGTTGAGAACTTCCCAGCCATGTTTATCCCCAACACCTACGAGGTATACTGGAACACGGATGCAGAGTCGCTGTTGCAGCGGATGAAAAGTGAATATGACCATTTCTGGAACGAGGCACGAAGGAAGAAGGCTGAAGCGTTGGGACTGACACCCATGGAGGTCTCCACACTGGCTTCAATTGTAGAAGAGGAAGCCACCTATGCAGATGAATACCCCGTTGTGGCGGGGCTCTACCTGAACCGCCTCAACAGAGGGATGCGGCTGGAGGCTGATCCCACGGTGAAGTTTGCCGTAGGCGACTTCACATTGCGGCGCATCCTCTACAAACACCTGGAGGTGGAATCACCCTATAACACTTACAGGAGAGAGGGATTGCCGCCCGGTCCCATCCGAATACCCTCCATCGCAGCCATCAATGCCACCCTGTCACCAGGGCAACACAACTATCTGTTCATGTGTGCAAAGGATGACCTCTCAGGACGGCACAACTTCGCTGTCACACATGCCGAGCATGCACGCAATGCCGCGCGCTACCAAAGAGCGCTCAACGAGCGGGGGATCTACTAA
- a CDS encoding pyridoxal phosphate-dependent aminotransferase → MDVLSARLTALSPSETFAMAQKSNELKAQGIDVINMSVGEPDFTTPEHIKQAAKKAIDDNFSFYSPVAGFPDLKKAICTKLENENGLTYTPAQVVVSGGAKQSLCNVILSIVDKGDEVVIPAPYWVSYPEMVKLAEGTPVYVYAGIGQDFKITPQQLEEAITPRTKALILCSPSNPTGSVYTQDELKALAAVLEKYPNVYVIADEIYEHINYIGQHQSIAQFESIRDRVVVVNGVSKGYAMTGWRIGWIAAPQWIASACSMLQGQYTSGPSSISQKAAVAAYNGDQSCVAEMRTAFERRRNLIVSLLNEIPGLQVNNPMGAFYIFPECTSYLGKSFNGRKIATATDLAMYLLEEGHVACVGGDAFGAPGCIRLSYATSDENIKKAIARIKTTLVKLS, encoded by the coding sequence ATGGATGTATTATCTGCCAGATTGACTGCTTTGTCGCCTTCCGAAACCTTTGCGATGGCACAAAAGAGCAATGAACTCAAGGCTCAGGGTATTGATGTGATCAACATGAGTGTGGGTGAACCCGATTTCACCACGCCGGAACATATCAAACAGGCAGCCAAAAAAGCGATCGACGATAATTTTTCATTTTATTCGCCCGTAGCCGGTTTCCCGGACCTCAAAAAAGCGATCTGCACCAAGCTGGAAAATGAAAACGGACTCACCTATACTCCTGCACAGGTTGTCGTGTCAGGGGGAGCCAAGCAATCTCTCTGCAATGTGATTCTCTCCATTGTGGACAAGGGGGATGAGGTGGTGATTCCCGCACCCTATTGGGTGAGCTATCCAGAGATGGTGAAGTTGGCAGAGGGAACACCGGTGTATGTGTACGCAGGCATTGGACAGGATTTCAAGATTACACCTCAGCAACTCGAGGAGGCCATCACACCGCGCACGAAAGCGCTGATTCTCTGCTCTCCTTCCAACCCCACCGGGAGTGTCTACACGCAGGATGAGTTGAAGGCGCTGGCTGCCGTGTTGGAGAAATATCCCAATGTTTACGTGATTGCCGATGAAATCTACGAGCACATCAACTATATAGGGCAACACCAATCTATTGCACAGTTCGAGTCTATTCGCGACCGTGTGGTGGTGGTGAACGGTGTATCAAAAGGGTATGCCATGACCGGTTGGCGCATTGGCTGGATCGCAGCACCCCAGTGGATCGCTTCTGCATGCAGCATGTTGCAGGGGCAATATACCTCCGGACCCTCATCCATCTCGCAGAAAGCAGCCGTCGCAGCCTACAACGGTGACCAGTCTTGTGTGGCTGAGATGCGTACCGCTTTTGAGAGAAGACGCAACCTGATTGTCTCACTCCTGAACGAAATTCCCGGATTGCAGGTGAACAACCCGATGGGAGCTTTCTACATTTTCCCTGAGTGCACCAGTTACCTCGGCAAGTCATTCAACGGCCGTAAGATCGCAACTGCTACCGACCTGGCCATGTATCTCCTGGAGGAGGGACATGTGGCTTGTGTGGGGGGCGATGCATTCGGTGCCCCAGGCTGTATCCGTCTCTCTTATGCCACTTCCGACGAGAACATCAAAAAAGCGATTGCCCGCATCAAAACGACACTGGTAAAGCTCTCCTAA